Below is a genomic region from Thermodesulfobacteriota bacterium.
AATGCCGTGAGTGAAACCGTCGAATATCTAATTAGTTTGACCAGTTTTATAATAAACAGTCTCAATGGCAGTTATGTGATCATAACTGCAGATCATGGGTTTCTCTATATGAACAGGACACCCAGGTCTATAGATAAAAGCGTCCTGGACAGGCAGCCGCCTGAGACATTGCTTTCTAACAACAGGTACATACTAGGGAGAAGCCTGGGAAAATCCACCAAGGTTTGGAAAGGAAGCACGAAGGTTACTTCCGGGACGGATGATGATATGGAATTCTGGCTTCCCAAGGGAGCGAACAGGTTTAATTTTTTTGGAGGGGCCAGATATTTCCATGGTGGAGCCATGTTGCAGGAGATTGTAGTACCGGTGGTTACTGTAGAGGAGATTGAAGGTAAAGAAGCTGAGAAAACAGAGGTTAGGAAAGTAGGCGTCTCACTCCTTGGCACTCGAAAGAAATTAGTAACCAACATACACCGCTTTGAATTCATCCAGACTGATCCGGTATCTGAAAGAGTCAAACCGAGGACTCTACAGATCTCGATCCGAGATGGCGAGGAATTGATAAGCAACGAGGAAACTGTTACTTTTGATAGCATCTCTTCATCAATGGATGAGAGGAAAAAATCGGTAAAGCTGATTCTTAAGGCAGGCAGATTTGACAGCAAAAAAGAGTATTATTTGGTCTTAAGGGATGCCGAGACAAAAATCGAATATGATCGCATCCCGGTATTTATCGATTTGGCTATTAGCAAGGAATTCTAGGCTTGAGTAATCATGGAGAACGAAGTAAGCCTCGATCAGTTACTTAACCAGCATTTTGCAGGACGCGTAGTCCGCAAAGACCTGACCAAGCTCCTCAAGGAAGGAGCGAATGTGCCTGTATATGTCCTCGAATACCTATTGGGTATGTACTGTGCATCCGACGACGAGGGTGTGATTGAGGACGGCCTTGAGACCGTAAAGCGCATCTTGGCTGAGAATTACGTACGCCCGGATGAAGCGGAAAAGGTTAAGTCCAAGATCCGGGAACTGGGAAGTTACAAGATAATCGACAAGGTGACTGTCAAATTAAACGAGAAGAGAGACGTATATGAAGCTACCCTCTCAAACCTAGGAGTGAAGGCAATTGATATATCCAGCGAGATAGTGAAGAAATACGAAAAGCTTCTTGTAGGCGGCATCTGGTGTATTATAAGCCTCAAGTATTTCTATGACGAGGGCTCTAAGAGTTCCCCTTTCATTATCGATCAGCTAAATCCGATACAAATGCCTAACCTGGATATGGACGTTGTATTCGAGGGACGGAAGGCTTTCACGGAAGCTCAGTGGATTGATGTGCTATTGAGGTCCACAGGCCTTGAACCGACCATGTTTGAGGATCGGGTAAAATGGCATTTTCTTGCCAGGTTAATCCCGCTCGTCGAGAACAACTACAACATTTGTGAGCTCGGTCCCAGGGGAACGGGTAAAAGCCATATATATAAAGAGATCAGTCCTAACTCGATACTGGTCTCTGGCGGACATACGACAGTAGCCAATCTATTCTACAACATGAGCACGCGGAAGGTTGGGCTGGTGGGGTTATGGGATGTAGTGGCCTTTGATGAGGTAGCCGGAATAAAATTTCCTGACGATGACGGTGTCCAGATTATGAAGGATTTCATGGCTTCGGGCTCCTTCTCCAGAGGCCGTGAGCTTATAAACGCCAATGCCTCGATGGTCTTTGTCGGAAATCTAAACCAGAGTGTTGATACCCTGGTTAAGACCGGACATTTATTTGCTCCATTTCCGGAGGCAATGATTGATTCGGCGTTTTTTGACCGCATGCATGCCTATCTGCCCGGATGGGAGATTCCCAAAATGCGTCCTGAGTATTTTACCAATCAGTATGGATTGATAGTGGATTATCTTGCCGAATTTCTCCGGGAGATGCGTAAGTGGAATTATTCGGATGCTATCGATAAACATTTTAAACTCGGGAATAACCTTAACCAAAGGGATGTTATTGCGGTAAGGAAGACAGTCTCCGGGCTATTAAAATTACTATACCCGCAGGGGGATTTCGGCAAGGAGGCAGTGGAACGCTGTCTTATATATGCACTTGAGTCTAGAAGGCGGGTTAAAGAACAGCTAAAGAAGATAGGCGGTATGGAGTTCTACGATGTGCATTTCAGTTACATCGACAATGAATCCCTGGAAGAAAAATTCGTAAGCGTTCTTGAGCAGGGCGGGGGATCACTTATTCCCGAAGGTCCTCCGAAACCCGGAACTTTGTATACGGTAGCCCTTGGTGCTCATGGTCTACTCGGCCTTTATAGACTTGAGCTTCAGGTCGTGGGAGGAAGCGGGAAACTCTCAATTTCGGGAGTGAGCTCAAGTTCGCAGGCCAGGGAAGCGATCAAGGTTGGTTATGATTACTTTAAAGCCAATATGTCAAAGGTCAGCGTTTCATACAAGGCTGGCGATCATGACTATCATTTACACATTGTGGAACTGCACAATACCGGTCCTACTAATGTTTTGACCTTGGCTAGTTTTGTGGCTTTATGTTCCGCACTGATGGGAAGGCCAGTTCAAAGTCAGATGGTCATACTGGGAAGCATGAGCCTGGGTGGTAACATTGTTCCTGCCGAGAATCTGGCGGAGTGCCTCCAGGTAGCTTTTGACTGTGGTGCGAAACGTATCTTAATTCCGATGAGCAGCGTGAAGGATATCCCTACTATCCCCGGGGAGCTTTTTACCAAATTCCAAACCAGCTTTTACGCCGATCCAATTGATGCGGTATTTAAGGCCTTGGGGGTGGAGTGATATTTT
It encodes:
- the brxL gene encoding protease Lon-related BREX system protein BrxL — translated: MENEVSLDQLLNQHFAGRVVRKDLTKLLKEGANVPVYVLEYLLGMYCASDDEGVIEDGLETVKRILAENYVRPDEAEKVKSKIRELGSYKIIDKVTVKLNEKRDVYEATLSNLGVKAIDISSEIVKKYEKLLVGGIWCIISLKYFYDEGSKSSPFIIDQLNPIQMPNLDMDVVFEGRKAFTEAQWIDVLLRSTGLEPTMFEDRVKWHFLARLIPLVENNYNICELGPRGTGKSHIYKEISPNSILVSGGHTTVANLFYNMSTRKVGLVGLWDVVAFDEVAGIKFPDDDGVQIMKDFMASGSFSRGRELINANASMVFVGNLNQSVDTLVKTGHLFAPFPEAMIDSAFFDRMHAYLPGWEIPKMRPEYFTNQYGLIVDYLAEFLREMRKWNYSDAIDKHFKLGNNLNQRDVIAVRKTVSGLLKLLYPQGDFGKEAVERCLIYALESRRRVKEQLKKIGGMEFYDVHFSYIDNESLEEKFVSVLEQGGGSLIPEGPPKPGTLYTVALGAHGLLGLYRLELQVVGGSGKLSISGVSSSSQAREAIKVGYDYFKANMSKVSVSYKAGDHDYHLHIVELHNTGPTNVLTLASFVALCSALMGRPVQSQMVILGSMSLGGNIVPAENLAECLQVAFDCGAKRILIPMSSVKDIPTIPGELFTKFQTSFYADPIDAVFKALGVE